Proteins encoded by one window of Cheilinus undulatus linkage group 13, ASM1832078v1, whole genome shotgun sequence:
- the zgc:153913 gene encoding carboxypeptidase N subunit 2 yields the protein MGKEFGLALFLLLLCQRGNTQLQSCPYRCQCFTPVQVLCAETWISSLPRNLSRQVTDFILMTSSVSYLIPNAFENSPQLTKLILMNNVLRSIHSEAFSQLTQLQELEISGNHLLEHLFLGTFSNQGNLIKLFLNYNQFKMMLPGIFDPLKQLETLQMKGNNLSDLPEFLFLKLNNLRVLDLSLNKLTEVKWESLAGLGKLETLKTNYNLISNLTSNIFNNFSQLVELHMEGNKISELADGIFFALTKLEVLNLRGNLLTSFSDNVFGFKASNLKELNLKGNRLAQVSSLSSFTSLTDLILSSNQLSNLPEDIFNNTTMLENLDLSENHLSSLPGTIFQELFSIKTIHLNKNNLSRLEANLFESQLFMQQLYLSDNRLETVPPGLLDPFVMQCTVRLHGNPWKCDCHMFYLHDWVLKNALDIEMLDRVLCDSPNFLQRQTVASINEDQLVCQVSKEGVPDLRGCSLQASNDSVTIKCRVNKSSPMTVKVQFEEDDGRLTEHVLTNKSGPLKCDNETVTESLLE from the coding sequence ATGGGTAAAGAGTTTGGTCTGGctctttttctgctgcttctctgccaAAGAGGAAACACACAGCTTCAGTCTTGTCCATACAGATGCCAGTGCTTCACTCCCGTCCAAGTTCTGTGTGCTGAAACATGGATCTCATCTCTACCCAGAAACCTATCTAGGCAGGTcactgactttattctcatgaCATCAAGCGTAAGCTACCTAATCCCCAATGCTTTTGAGAACAGCCCCCAGCTCACCAAACTTATCCTGATGAATAATGTCCTGAGAAGTATTCACTCTGAGGCTTTCTCACAGCTGACACAGCTGCAGGAGTTGGAGATCAGTGGAAACCATCTGCTGGAACATTTATTTCTGGGGACTTTTTCAAACCAAGGGAACTTGATCAAACTGTTTCTTAACTACAACCAGTTTAAGATGATGCTTCCTGGCATATTTGACCCTCTTAAGCAGCTTGAAACTCTGCAAATGAAAGGAAACAACCTATCAGATCTGCCTGAATTTCTTTTCCTGAAGCTCAACAATCTGCGTGTCCTGGATCTGTCACTAAATAAGCTAACAGAAGTAAAATGGGAATCCCTTGCTGGTCTTGGAAAGCTGGAGACCCTGAAAACAAACTACAACCTCATCAGCAATCTAACATCCAACATATTTAACAATTTTTCCCAGCTGGTAGAACTTCACATGGAAGGGAATAAAATATCAGAGCTGGCTGATGGTATCTTCTTTGCTTTGACTAAACTAGAGGTGTTGAACCTTCGAGGAAACCTTCTCACTAGCTTCAGTGACAACGTTTTTGGCTTCAAGGCATCAAACTTGAAAGAGCTGAACCTTAAGGGCAACAGACTGGCTCAAGTGTCCTCTCTGAGCAGTTTTACATCACTCACTGACCTTATCTTGTCCTCTAACCAGCTCTCCAACCTTCCTGAGGACATTTTCAATAACACCACAATGCTGGAGAATCTGGACCTGTCTGAAAACCACCTCAGCTCGCTGCCTGGAACAATCTTCCAAGAACTATTTTCAATCAAGACAATTCACCTGAACAAGAACAACCTAAGCAGATTGGAGGCAAACCTTTTCGAGAGCCAGCTGTTTATGCAGCAGCTCTACCTGTCCGACAACAGACTTGAAACTGTCCCACCGGGCCTGTTAGACCCTTTTGTCATGCAGTGCACCGTAAGACTGCATGGAAACCCCTGGAAATGTGACTGCCACATGTTTTATCTGCATGACTGGGTGCTGAAGAACGCCTTGGACATAGAGATGCTGGACCGGGTCCTCTGTGACAGTCCCAATTTTCTGCAAAGACAGACAGTTGCCTCTATCAACGAGGACCAGCTGGTGTGTCAGGTGTCCAAAGAAGGGGTGCCTGATCTCAGAGGCTGCAGCCTACAGGCTTCTAATGACAGTGTGACCATCAAATGTAGGGTGAATAAATCCTCTCCAATGACGGTGAAAGTTCAGTTTGAGGAGGATGACGGCAGATTAACAGAACATGTCTTAACAAATAAGTCTGGACCCTTGAAATGTGACAATGAGACAGTAACTGAGAGtctacttgagtag